In Acidimicrobiales bacterium, a single genomic region encodes these proteins:
- a CDS encoding EAL domain-containing protein gives MAVEPQASAGERFGGMAALEELVGALTRPRLYAVDPHTLLEVPAPPSLAALLPEHFAFLVADVVPGDQALAITCYDQACRAGLAQVLLRFEGAERPTLFTIADVVEETGVLAFIFSDDPDALEPDGAVDLMLDEGGTASVTITPGGKIVEVYGSLPGVLDEGDPALIGASLAALVHPDDLGEALVAFAGVLHDHRMARRLRARLATSAGEGAGEGAGERAGQWRWIDCTLFAGRRDEAGEVLVSCSLTDVDADVHAREALAESEDRFRMLAESIPLGVFGADGAGRVHYANRTFREITGLDNVGEWFDLAHPDDRDAVTDAIEEFERSGGLLDVEVRIRPPGCFEYRTVHVLARAVRAEDGSQSGVVGSMEDISDRKAMQVRLAHDASHDPLTGLTNRAQLVADLEVRLASSFSGRDPLAVLFIDLDGFKRVNDSLGHTAGDQLLTTLADRLETQARTGDLVSRFGGDEFVVVAEQTGGPDGALGMAHRMLHALSAPAEIAGTQMRPRASIGVALAFDAEATPETLLRDADAAMYEAKSRGPNGVWLADAAVRSRADRRFGLEGAIADALAADRYRFDYQPIVDLSTGRYIGAEGLLRWDDEVFGSTSPNEIIPLAEETGLIHQLTDWSVSRAGRDLRTLMGQAGLDRNFPLGINLSCAQLSSPSFVQRYLAAIDAVGIETSDLVVEVTETELVEDGSVAEQSLLALADAGIQVAVDDFGAGYSSFDYLTRMPVTYLKIDRRLTRALPTNARARRVLGALVTMCLDMGVAIVAEGIETEAERDAYLEIGINAGQGFLFSRAITVERLVEDLRAEAGAGFTAG, from the coding sequence ATGGCCGTGGAGCCGCAGGCGAGCGCGGGGGAGCGCTTCGGGGGGATGGCGGCCCTGGAGGAACTGGTCGGGGCCCTCACCCGCCCCCGTCTCTACGCGGTCGACCCCCACACGCTGCTCGAGGTTCCCGCCCCGCCGTCGCTCGCCGCCCTGCTGCCCGAGCACTTCGCCTTCCTCGTCGCCGACGTGGTGCCGGGCGACCAGGCCCTCGCCATCACCTGCTACGACCAAGCCTGTCGTGCGGGTCTGGCCCAGGTGTTGTTGCGCTTCGAGGGTGCGGAGCGCCCCACGTTGTTCACCATCGCCGACGTGGTCGAGGAGACCGGCGTCCTCGCCTTCATCTTCTCCGACGACCCCGACGCCCTCGAGCCCGACGGCGCCGTCGACCTCATGCTGGACGAGGGGGGCACCGCTTCGGTGACCATCACCCCCGGGGGCAAGATCGTGGAGGTGTACGGGTCCCTCCCCGGCGTGCTCGACGAGGGCGACCCCGCCCTCATCGGCGCCTCCCTGGCCGCCCTCGTGCACCCCGATGATCTCGGCGAGGCCCTGGTGGCCTTCGCCGGCGTGCTCCATGACCACCGGATGGCCCGGCGCCTCCGGGCCCGCCTCGCCACCTCGGCCGGCGAGGGGGCCGGGGAGGGGGCCGGAGAGCGGGCCGGCCAGTGGCGGTGGATCGACTGCACGCTCTTCGCGGGGCGACGGGACGAGGCCGGCGAGGTGCTGGTGAGCTGCTCGCTCACCGACGTGGACGCCGACGTGCACGCCCGCGAGGCGCTCGCCGAGAGCGAGGACCGCTTCCGCATGCTGGCCGAGTCCATCCCCCTCGGAGTGTTCGGGGCGGACGGCGCCGGCCGGGTGCACTACGCCAACCGCACCTTCCGTGAGATCACGGGCCTCGACAACGTGGGCGAGTGGTTCGATCTCGCCCACCCGGACGATCGCGACGCGGTCACCGACGCGATCGAAGAGTTCGAGCGCAGCGGCGGGTTGCTCGACGTCGAGGTGCGCATCCGTCCCCCGGGCTGCTTCGAGTACCGCACGGTCCACGTCCTGGCGCGTGCGGTCCGGGCCGAGGACGGCTCGCAGAGCGGCGTGGTCGGGTCGATGGAGGACATCTCCGACCGCAAGGCGATGCAGGTCCGCCTGGCCCACGACGCCTCCCACGACCCCTTGACCGGCCTGACCAATCGGGCGCAGCTGGTGGCCGACCTGGAGGTCCGCCTGGCGTCGTCGTTCAGTGGCCGTGACCCCCTGGCGGTGCTGTTCATCGACCTGGACGGGTTCAAGCGGGTGAACGACTCGCTCGGCCACACCGCCGGCGACCAGCTCCTCACGACGTTGGCCGATCGCCTGGAGACCCAGGCCCGCACCGGTGACCTGGTCAGCCGCTTCGGTGGGGACGAGTTCGTCGTGGTGGCCGAGCAGACCGGCGGCCCCGACGGCGCGCTGGGCATGGCCCACCGGATGTTGCACGCCTTGTCGGCGCCCGCGGAGATCGCGGGCACGCAGATGCGCCCGCGGGCCAGCATCGGCGTGGCGCTCGCCTTCGACGCCGAGGCCACCCCCGAGACCCTGCTCCGGGACGCGGACGCGGCGATGTACGAGGCGAAGTCGCGGGGGCCGAACGGTGTGTGGCTGGCCGATGCCGCGGTGCGCAGCAGGGCCGATCGTCGATTCGGTCTCGAGGGGGCGATCGCCGACGCCTTGGCCGCCGACCGCTACCGCTTCGACTACCAGCCCATCGTCGATCTCTCCACGGGGCGCTACATCGGGGCCGAGGGCCTCCTGCGTTGGGACGACGAGGTCTTCGGGTCGACCTCGCCCAACGAGATCATCCCCCTCGCCGAGGAGACCGGGCTCATCCACCAGCTCACCGACTGGTCCGTCTCCAGGGCCGGGCGCGACCTGCGCACCCTGATGGGCCAGGCGGGACTCGATCGCAACTTCCCGCTGGGCATCAACCTCTCGTGCGCGCAGCTCAGCTCCCCGTCGTTCGTGCAGCGCTACCTGGCGGCCATCGACGCGGTCGGGATCGAGACCAGCGACCTGGTGGTCGAGGTCACCGAGACCGAGCTCGTGGAGGACGGATCGGTGGCCGAGCAGTCGTTGCTGGCCCTCGCGGACGCCGGCATCCAGGTGGCCGTGGACGACTTCGGCGCCGGGTACTCGTCGTTCGACTACCTGACCCGCATGCCGGTGACCTACCTGAAGATCGACCGGCGCCTCACCCGGGCGCTGCCCACGAACGCCCGGGCCCGTCGGGTGCTGGGCGCCCTGGTCACCATGTGTCTCGACATGGGGGTGGCCATCGTCGCCGAGGGCATCGAGACCGAGGCCGAACGGGACGCCTACCTGGAGATCGGCATCAACGCCGGGCAGGGATTCCTGTTCTCGCGCGCCATCACCGTCGAGCGCCTGGTCGAGGACCTTCGGGCCGAGGCCGGCGCCGGCTTCACCGCCGGGTGA
- a CDS encoding AlkZ family DNA glycosylase, producing MRAIDDAERRSRLGRRHLLAGGADAHRSFEDVARQLVGLHASDPATVFLAARARVPERTVADLERALYDDRTLLKVLAMRRTMFVVPLDLVPVLQASCTDTIAAQQLRRLVTELTKTELGAGAEAWLDGVLAATLAAVEARGAATGTQLSTDVPELRRKLVMGEGKTWGAEISITTRVLTILSAQGHIVRGRPRGSLISSQYEWVATDRWLDAEPEPMPAEAARVELVRRWLAAFGPATLDDVQWWTGWGKGVTKAALSALDLAEVGLVGDRVGLVLADDLEPVTAPDPWVALLPSLDPTAMGWKERDWYLGPHRDRLFDRNGNIGPTAWCDGRIVGGWAHRPGGEVIVHLLEDVGAEASTALADEAEAVGSWLGDVVVKARFPTPLERELLA from the coding sequence GTGCGCGCCATCGACGACGCCGAGCGGCGCTCCCGACTCGGCCGCCGTCACCTGCTGGCGGGTGGCGCGGATGCCCACCGGTCGTTCGAGGACGTCGCCCGCCAACTGGTCGGGCTGCACGCCAGCGACCCCGCCACGGTCTTCCTCGCCGCCCGGGCGAGGGTCCCCGAGCGGACGGTCGCCGATCTCGAGCGGGCGCTGTACGACGACCGCACCCTGCTGAAGGTGCTGGCGATGCGCCGAACCATGTTCGTGGTCCCGCTGGATCTCGTTCCCGTGCTCCAGGCCTCCTGCACCGACACCATCGCCGCGCAGCAGCTGCGCCGGCTCGTGACCGAGCTGACCAAGACCGAGCTCGGCGCCGGCGCCGAGGCCTGGCTGGACGGCGTCCTCGCGGCGACGCTGGCCGCGGTGGAAGCACGCGGCGCGGCCACCGGCACGCAGCTCTCGACCGACGTCCCCGAGCTGCGCCGCAAGCTGGTGATGGGCGAGGGCAAGACCTGGGGCGCCGAGATCAGCATCACCACCCGGGTGCTCACCATCCTCTCGGCCCAGGGCCACATCGTGCGGGGGCGCCCGCGCGGCAGCCTGATCAGCAGCCAGTACGAGTGGGTCGCCACCGACCGCTGGCTCGACGCCGAGCCCGAACCGATGCCGGCCGAGGCGGCCCGGGTCGAGCTCGTCCGGCGGTGGCTGGCCGCGTTCGGCCCCGCCACCCTCGACGACGTCCAGTGGTGGACGGGCTGGGGCAAGGGCGTGACCAAGGCGGCCCTGTCCGCACTGGACCTCGCCGAGGTCGGCCTCGTCGGCGACCGGGTCGGTCTGGTGCTGGCCGACGACCTCGAGCCCGTGACCGCGCCCGACCCCTGGGTGGCGCTGCTCCCCTCACTCGATCCGACGGCCATGGGCTGGAAGGAGCGGGACTGGTACCTCGGGCCCCACCGTGACCGCCTCTTCGACCGCAACGGCAACATCGGGCCCACCGCCTGGTGCGACGGCCGCATCGTGGGCGGCTGGGCCCACCGTCCGGGTGGCGAGGTGATCGTCCACCTGCTGGAGGACGTGGGCGCCGAGGCGAGCACCGCCCTCGCCGACGAGGCCGAGGCCGTGGGGTCCTGGCTGGGCGACGTGGTGGTGAAGGCCCGCTTCCCCACCCCCCTGGAGCGCGAGCTGCTCGCCTGA